TGCAAGCACGAGCATGAGTATATTGAACGTAAGGTCCAGTTTCTCCTTCGAAACGAACCACTTCTTCTAAGTTAAAGTCAAAGTTGTTTAAACGATCATTTTTCAAATCGTGGAAGACAACCGCACCAACACCGACTTGATGAGCGATTTCGTCTTTGTTTTCTAAGTCTGGGTTTTTCGCTGCGATTTGTTCTTTGGCACTCGCAATCGCTTCGTTTAATACTTCTTCTAATAAAACGATTTTGCCTTTACGAGTAGATAATTTTTTACCACCTTGAGTAATTAAACCAAATGGAATGTGGTGGATGTCTTTCGCCCATTCATGACCCATTTCTTCTAACACGGCTTTTAATTGTTTGAAGTGCATGCTTTGTTCATTTCCTACAACATATAGAGATTGAGCAAAGTCGTAAGTTTTATGACGGTATTCTGCTGCTGCAAGGTCACGAGTGATGTATAAAGTCGCACCGTCTGATTTTTGGATTAAGGCTGGGTTTAGTCCATATTTTTCTAAGTCTACAACCATTGCACCTTTACTTTCCACTAATAAATGTTTTTCTTTTAATTCTTCAATGATAGCATCCATTTTATCGTTGTAGAATGCTTCTCCGTTGAAAGAGTCAAAATGAACATCTAACATATCATAAATATGCATGAATTCTTTTAATGATTCTTCACGGAACCAAGCCCATAATGTTAAGGCTTCTGCATCGTCATCTTCTAATTTTTTGAACCATTGACGAGCTTCATCTTCTAATTCAGGTTGTGTTTCTGCTTCATTATGGAAGCGAACGTATAAGTTTAATAATTCTTGAATTGGGTTTTCACGAACCGCTTCTTCTGAACCCCATTTTTTGTACGCTACGATTAATTTACCAAATTGAGTTCCCCAGTCTCCTAAGTGGTTAATTTTAATTGGTTGATAGCCAATTTTTGCCATAATGTTTGCTAAGGCATTTCCGATCACAGTAGAACGTAAGTGTCCCATAGAAATTGGTTTAGCAATATTTGGTGAAGACATATCGATAGGAACGTTACGTCCTTCTCCTGTCATTTGGTTTCCGTAGTCGGCACCTTTTTCTAAGATTTCGTGTAAGATTTCTTCACTGACACTATCTTTTTTCAAGAAGAAGTTGATGTAAGGACCAACGACTTCGATTTTTTCAAATGCCTTTTGTGGTAATTGTTCTACGATTTCACCAGC
This genomic window from Catellicoccus marimammalium M35/04/3 contains:
- the argS gene encoding arginine--tRNA ligase, with translation MSEKQLVAETLVAVIGEHLSSDEILNLLEKPKTAQHGDIAFPAFALAKHLRKAPQVIAGEIVEQLPQKAFEKIEVVGPYINFFLKKDSVSEEILHEILEKGADYGNQMTGEGRNVPIDMSSPNIAKPISMGHLRSTVIGNALANIMAKIGYQPIKINHLGDWGTQFGKLIVAYKKWGSEEAVRENPIQELLNLYVRFHNEAETQPELEDEARQWFKKLEDDDAEALTLWAWFREESLKEFMHIYDMLDVHFDSFNGEAFYNDKMDAIIEELKEKHLLVESKGAMVVDLEKYGLNPALIQKSDGATLYITRDLAAAEYRHKTYDFAQSLYVVGNEQSMHFKQLKAVLEEMGHEWAKDIHHIPFGLITQGGKKLSTRKGKIVLLEEVLNEAIASAKEQIAAKNPDLENKDEIAHQVGVGAVVFHDLKNDRLNNFDFNLEEVVRFEGETGPYVQYTHARACSILRKANFEIDLDAALALNDADSWEVIKLLQAFKEAVTKAAAQYEPSVIAKHAIQLAQAFNKYYAHVRILEDNEEKQARLSLVKAVTIVLAEDLRLLGLKAPENM